GGAACTACATATAGTTCTCAAACTATGAAGGAAAGGGCCTGTGGATCAGTTGAAATCAAGATCAAGCTATTTGGGATTGACCAGGTCATTGGCGAGTGAGTGTAAGGCAAACCAAAAACCGTAACATGAATTATACCTAGCACGATTCCAAATTAAAATACTTCAATCATTTCGATTTTTTTTGAATGGGggaaaaaataatatctatCATGATCTAAATAATAATATGCATCATCCCTATCTTACTTGAAATCCAAGAAATTCATTTAAAGTTGGAATAATTTGCGGACCAGGCCTagaatttcattttgaacaGTGGAATTCGATTCATGACCAGCAATTGGAGACAATGCAGCCTAAAAATCCCACCCCCCACCTATTTGTAAACCTCAAGGAATTGAAGTTAaatgagagaaataagaggtaATTATAGAGGGAAGAGACCCAAAGTGTATTATAGTCTCTTTATTAAGAGTAATTAGCTACTTGTTAGTCATTATTTGATTAAACATAGTTTTAATTACACTAATAGGGTCAAATTTCTCTAAAATAGGGTTGATGACATGAGGTTTGACCATGCCAGGGGCGGGATGCCTCCCAAAGACTGGCCTGGCTGTGCAGGTCTAACAAGGCCATAGCTAGCTGAGCCAAGCATGGGCTGGACCTAGCCAAGCAGGGCTGGCAATGGCCCGGTGCGGAAGCTTGGGTAGGCCTGACCGGCCAGGCCAGCCTGTCACGTTGGCCATGGGGCCTATTGAGAGAGAACAGCAGCATTCTAtgaattttttggaaaaaaaatgagggtattttaataaaaataaaagacatttaGAGACAATCAAGGGTATTTAGAAAATTCAAGGATAGCTTGAAAAAAGAAGGTTACCTTaggaattttgaaaatatattaagGGTATTTTAGAAAGTGACCATGATGCTGTGATCCTTGTGCACAAGAAGGGTTTGTAACTtggatttatatataaaactgGCTCTAAATACCTAGTAAGTTAACATTGGAAGTTTGTAATTGGAAACTAATACAAATAATGAATATGGATTTCGATGGCTCAAATCTAGAAAAACCTAGTGATACTTACTAATAATTCTTTTTGAGCATGTTGCATATCTATGTAAAGTTATGCTTTCATGCTATGGTCATTCACTCACAAGAACTGATCACCTCGTACTTATGTGTGAAACCAGATGAACAAGACCAAGGGATACTTACTAATAAGTGAGACAAGTTTTGCACGTTTAGATGTCAATAAATCTTAGATGTGTCAATAAAATAGCAGTGTGCATAGATgacatcttatatatatatatattatatatggaTTGTCAGAAAAGAGACCAATTAGACAGGGACAAAAACCATACCAtctaaatatgatatttaaaggtgtttttttttttttaagtctaaccttaccaatatgagAAACGAGACCAATtagtcagggacaaaaaccataCCAtctaaatatgatatttaaaggtgtttttttttttttaaagtctaaccttaccaatatgatcttaaggataagttcaagcaaaatatatattaagttgatcattttttggtcTTTAATAGAgcttttataataagcaaaatgATTGACTCTCATAGcaatcaacattttgataatagaaaaatctttatatcaaaatagtttatatatatatatatatatattcgacgtgtgtgtgtgtgtaatcgACTTGATATTCGACGTCATGTAAACCTCGTAACCACATCCAAGGGCTTCGATTATCTTAGCTGGACTGAGAGGAATAACTTTGAGAATTCAAGTTAACTTTCCAGGCGAGGGTTGACTACTGGTTATCTACATGGCAAGATATTTAACCATTCAGTGTTTGTACAAACTCACAATGGTGACGTAGCTCTATCATAGTATGGGAGACATACCACGCAAGTTAACACTAATAAATAAAGTCGACCAAATAATAAATATCAGAGATGAAGGATGAGGATCCCATATCATCTTTTTTTACAATAGTGgtaaaatctgtttttttgtttacaaTGTAGGTCACACATAAAATGGATCTTAGATCAAAGGCTATCAAACACGTAAGGCCCTATTTGGAAATCAAACACATAACACCCTATTTGGAAAGGTGGAAAGGAACAAAAGTTTCAATTTGTACGGAAATAATACCACCAAGCATCAAACATGGCATTTTGGTGCCGAGAACTTTTGGGCTTAAATGGAACTTTTGTTTCAGGATTTTACTTCCACTTAAACAAGTGGGACTAAACTCCCAAGCTTATTTTTCTGCCCGTTGGATTTATTGTCTTTCACAATCGTGGTTGATGTTGGATTGAAAGTGATATTTTAGTTTCATGTAGAAACAAACATGAAACTAAAATACCCAAAATAAAAGTTCTAAAAAATCAAACAAGTTAGGTTACATGGAAGGTGGAACAAAATTCCACCAAAGGTAACTTGCACTAATTGATGCCTGGGTATTTAGTTATAGGCATTCAAGCGCCACTAAGAGTCCGATCAGACATGGCCAACGTGGGGGAGGTAAAGCCTTTGAGCTCAAGTGGGCTGGACGCACGCAAGACCCATTCCCACTGGGTGCAGTCTGGGTTGGTCTTGGCCGTTCACTTTCGGCATTCTCTTGGCGCCACCGGCCCCACCTCCCTCCCTCCGTCAGACTGGAGACACATATAAAAGAGGGCGTCGCCTCCTCCTCTCGTCCTGGGCTCTTGTTTAGGTTTCGGGCGTGAAGgagcagcgagagaggaaaagaaagcgAGTGAACGGGATGGCGCGATTCGATCCGTGGAAAGTCTTCCTGAAGAGAGAATGGAACAGGAACTGGCCCTTCTTGGTGGGCTTCGCCATCACCGGAGCCCTCGTCACCAAGCTCACCGCCAGTCTTACCGGTTAATCatcccttttctctctcatttccgCCTTTTCTTCTTTCGGTTGGGCTTCTTGGTTGGAAGATCCTACTTTTAGTGGTTTCCCCCCTTTTCTCCGGTTCCCTAACGTTCGAC
This window of the Nymphaea colorata isolate Beijing-Zhang1983 chromosome 2, ASM883128v2, whole genome shotgun sequence genome carries:
- the LOC116248031 gene encoding ATP synthase small subunit 6-A, mitochondrial-like, which produces MARFDPWKVFLKREWNRNWPFLVGFAITGALVTKLTASLTEEDAKNSPFVQRHRR